One window of the Benincasa hispida cultivar B227 chromosome 3, ASM972705v1, whole genome shotgun sequence genome contains the following:
- the LOC120073325 gene encoding uncharacterized protein At2g23090, which translates to MGGGNGQKSKMAREKNMEKLKASKGSQLEANKKAMSIQCKVCMQTFICTTTEVKCREHAEAKHPKSDVYTCFPHLKK; encoded by the exons ATGGGAGGGGGGAACGGGCAGAAATCGAAGATGGCTCGCGAGAAGAACATGGAGAAGCTGAAAGCTTCTAAGG GAAGTCAGCTCGAAGCAAACAAGAAAGCAATGTCTATTCAG TGCAAGGTATGCATGCAAACCTTTATCTGCACCACAACAGAGGTCAAATGCAGGGAACATGCTGAGGCAAAGCACCCAAAATCTGATGTCTATACTTGTTTCCCACAtcttaaaaaatga
- the LOC120073324 gene encoding casein kinase II subunit alpha-2, protein MNHAPLPPLRRFLVSAVFFILLPVAHSPTLRSPPLPPPSDGSFLNSAAGVVHEDKITPIGLLSSNYPPMSKARVYADVNVLRPKDYWDYESLAVQWGDQDDYEVVRKVGRGKYSEVFEGININNNERCIIKILKPVKKKKIKREIKILQNLCGGPNIVKLFDIVRDQHSKTPSLIFEYVNSTDFKVLYPTLTDYDIRYYIYELLKALDYCHSQGIMHRDVKPHNVMIDHELRKLRLIDWGLAEFYHPGKEYNVRVASRYFKGPELLVDLQDYDYSLDMWSLGCMFAGMIFRKEPFFYGHDNHDQLVKIAKVLGTDELNAYLNKYHLELDPQLDALVGRHSRKPWSKFINADNQHLVSPEAIDFLDKLLRYDHQDRLTAREAMAHPYFSQVRAAENSRMRTQ, encoded by the exons ATGAACCATGCTCCCCTCCCGCCCCTCCGCCGTTTCTTAGTCTCTGCCGTCTTTTTCATCCTCCTTCCGGTCGCCCACTCTCCGACCTTACGCTCCCCTCCCCTTCCACCTCCTTCCGACGGCAGCTTCCTCAACTCTGCTGCTGGTGTTGTTCACGAGGATAAGATCACACCGATCGGATTGTTGAGCTCTAACTACCCACCCATGTCTAAAGCCCGTGTTTATGCAGATGTCAATGTTCTGCGCCCCAAGGACTATTGGGATTACGAATCTCTTGCTGTTCAATGGGG TGATCAAGACGATTATGAGGTTGTCCGGAAAGTGGGAAGAGGAAAATATAGTGAGGTATTTGAGggaataaatattaataacaacGAGCGGTGCATAATCAAGATCCTTAAGCCtgttaagaagaagaag ATAAAGAGAGAGATAAAAATACTTCAGAACCTCTGTGGGGGTCCAAACATTGTCAAGCTTTTTGACATTGTCAGAGATCAACATTCAAAAACACCAAGCTTGATTTTTGAGTATGTGAACAGCACGGATTTCAAAGTACTTTATCCAACACTGACTGATTATGATATACGCTACTACATATATGAGCTTTTGAAG GCATTGGATTATTGCCATTCTCAAGGGATAATGCACAGGGATGTCAAACCTCACAATGTTATGATTGACCATGAGTTGCGAAAACTTCGCTTGATTGACTGGGGCCTTGCTGAATTTTATCATCCTGGCAAGGAATATAATGTTCGTGTAGCATCAAG ATACTTTAAAGGTCCTGAATTGTTGGTTGATTTGCAAGATTATGATTATTCTTTGGACATGTGGAGCCTCGGTTGCATGTTTGCTGGAATg ATTTTTCGCAAGGAACCTTTCTTTTATGGCCACGACAATCATGACCAGCTTGTAAAAATTGCCAAG GTTCTTGGGACAGATGAGTTGAATGCATATTTGAACAAGTATCATCTAGAGCTTGATCCTCAACTTGATGCACTTGTTGGGAG GCACAGCAGGAAACCGTGGTCTAAATTTATCAATGCAGACAACCAACATCTTGTTTCTCCCGAG GCTATTGATTTTCTCGATAAGCTTCTTCGATATGATCACCAGGACAGGCTTACGGCAAGAGAAGCCATG GCACATCCATATTTCTCCCAAGTGAGGGCTGCTGAAAATAGCAGGATGCGAACACAGTAG
- the LOC120074424 gene encoding ribonuclease III domain-containing protein RNC1, chloroplastic has protein sequence MELSSSFVKLSSPSPNYSFSSSLTPFIVKIHPNHPIFPNPSSANLRIFAVAVDPQQELPKNNPQRLLKELAERKRATSPKKKVPPKRFILRPPLDDKKLAERFLNSPQLTLKSFPLLSSCLPSSRLNNADKTWMDEYLLEAKQALGYPLEPSDSYGDDNPAKQFDTLLYLAFQHPSCERTKARHIRSGHSRLLFLGQYVIELALAEYFLQRYPRESPGPMRERVFALIGKRNLPKWIKAASLQNLIFPYDDMDKMIRKDREPPVKSVFWALFGAIYLCFGMPEVYRVLFEVFGMDPDAEECEPRLRRQLEDVDYVSVEFEDKRISWQDMVSYKPPEDALFAHPRLFRACVPPGMHRFRGNIWDYDSRPQVMQALGYPLPVTDKIPDITEARNIELGLGLQLCFLHPSKHKFEHPRFCYERLEYLGQKIQDIVMAERLLMKHLDAPGKWLQEKHRRLLMNKFCGRYLREKYLHKLIIYSEKVQDAYENNRRLRNPATTAVQQALHGLSYVVYGKPDVRRLMFEVFDFEQIQPKAV, from the exons ATggaactttcttcttcttttgttaaaCTCTCATCCCCTTCTCCTAATTACTCTTTCTCGTCTTCTTTAACCccatttattgttaaaattcACCCCAATCATCCCATTTTCCCGAACCCCTCGTCGGCGAATTTGCGTATTTTTGCAGTTGCAGTTGACCCACAACAAGAATTGCCCAAAAACAATCCTCAGAGACTGCTCAAAGAGCTTGCGGAGCGAAAACGAGCCACTTCTCCGAAGAAAAAGGTACCCCCAAAAAGGTTTATTCTTAGACCGCCATTGGATGATAAGAAATTAGCGGAAAGGTTTCTCAATAGCCCTCAATTAACTCTCAAATCATTCCCATTATTGAGTTCTTGTTTACCATCTTCGCGGCTTAACAATGCTGATAAAACTTGGATGGACGAGTACTTGCTGGAAGCCAAGCAAGCCCTTGGATACCCCCTTGAGCCCTCCGATAGTTATGGAGACGACAATCCTGCAAAACAATTTGATACTTTGTTGTACTTGGCCTTTCAGCATCCCTCATGCGAAAGAACTAAGGCCCGGCACATAAGATCGGGGCATTCGAGGCTATTGTTTTTGGGTCAATATGTAATCGAATTGGCTTTAGCAGAGTATTTTCTGCAGAGGTATCCTAGGGAATCGCCAGGTCCAATGAGGGAGAGGGTTTTTGCGTTAATTGGGAAGAGGAACCTTCCAAAGTGGATTAAAGCTGCCAGTTTACAGAATTTGATATTCCCATATGATGATATGGACAAGATGATTAGGAAGGACCGGGAACCACCTGTCAA ATCTGTATTTTGGGCGTTGTTTGGGgcaatatatttatgttttggaATGCCAGAAGTGTACCGGGTCCTTTTTGAGGTGTTTGGAATGGATCCAGATGCAGAGGAATGCGAACCAAGGTTACGCAGGCAACTTGAAGATGTAGATTATGTCTCTGTTGAATTTGAGGACAAAAGGATCAGCTGGCAAGATATGGTTTCCTATAAG CCTCCAGAAGATGCTCTGTTTGCGCACCCTAGGCTCTTCAGAGCTTGTGTCCCACCTGGCATGCATCGATTTCGGGGTAATATATGGGATTATGATAGCCGACCTCAAGTCATGCAAGCACTAGGATACCCTTTACCTGTTACTGATAAAATTCCTGACATCACGGAAGCAAGAAATATTGAACTCGGACTTGGACTGCAG CTTTGTTTTTTGCACCCGTCAAAACACAAGTTTGAGCACCCTCGTTTCTGCTATGAACGATTAGAATACCTCGGCCAAAAGATCCAG GATATCGTGATGGCTGAGAGACTGTTGATGAAGCATTTAGATGCCCCTGGGAAGTGGTTGCAGGAAAAGCACCGGCGATTGCTCATGAACAAGTTTTGCGGTCGGTATTTGAGGGAAAAATATCTTCATAAACTTATCATCTATTCCGAGAAAGTTCAAGATGCATATGAGAACAACCGGAGGCTTCGAAACCCGGCCACCACAGCTGTTCAGCAAGCCCTTCATGGACTTTCTTATGTAGTTTATGGAAAGCCTGATGTGAGACGTCTCATGTTTGAGGTTTTTGATTTTGAGCAAATCCAACCTAAAGCTGTATGA